Genomic window (Sphingomonas japonica):
GGGAGCGCATGGGCAAAGCTCGTTGCATCGTGCCGCCGATCGAAACCCTCTATGCCAGTGGGAAGCTATCGGAAGGCCAATACTACGCTTTGCGGTATTATGGCGAGCAAGCGCGACTAGCGCAGCGGTCTTTGATCAAAGATAGCCTTGACCGGGAGATAGGCGGCGGAGGCGATCATTATTCAGCAGAGCTTATCTCGGCCGAGATCGAGACTGGCAGGATCGAGCGTGAGCTGGGCGCGCTTCGAGAGATCGCCTATCACGTCGCGGTTGAGGAAAAGACGCTAGCTACTTGGTGCATCCAACGACATGGGGGTCGCGAACGGTATGGGCCTGGCGGGAAGTTCGTTGCGCTGGTGCCGATCCGCGAAAAAGAGAACATGCGATTGGCGTTGATTGAACTGAAATCCGCAGCCGGAAAGATCGTGCATAAGGTCCAGTTCCGCTATTGACCTTTGGCGGATAATATGGCAGTGCACAGGCAAGCTATTCGAGCCGCGCCTAGAGATGGGTCGCGGCTTTTTTCGTATTCGCGCAGCCCCGGCATTCTAAGGCACTGCGCGAACCCGCCAGCGGAAGCACCCGACGCGATCACAGCAAAGCGATGGCGCATAGCGATCGGCACTGTTCGCGCTGGCGGGATATATTCAGGAGAGAGGCATGGGACGGCCCACCGACTACACGTCGGAGCTGGCTGACGCGATCTGCGATAGGCTTGCCGCGGACGAAAGTTTGGTGAGCATTTGTCGCGACGATGCCATGCCTTCGACCACTACTGTTCATCGCTGGAGGCAAGAGCGCCCCGAGTTTCGGGCCAACTACGCGCGCGCGAGAGAGGAGCAGGGTCATACGGTAGCGGACATGCTGGGTGATATTCGCCGCATGGTTCTGAGCGGCAAAATCGAACCGGCTGTAGCAACCGCGGCTGCCAGCATTGCTAAATGGGAAGCGGGCCGGCGAGCACCGAGGGACTTTGGCGATAAGCTCGAATTGGCAGGCGATCCAGACAGGCCACTAGTTCACAAGATTGAGCGCCAGATTGTCCGTCCTGCAAATTCCGACAGCTGAGGTCTTTGTTCCGCTGCTGGCACCGGCAAGGGACAAGGTGGCGCATGGCGGTCGAGGATCGGGAAAGTCGCATTTCTTCGCGGGGATGATGATTGAGGACAGTCTTGCGCATCCCGGCGACAATGCGGGCGAGGGTCTTCGATCGGTCTGCATTCGCGAGGTTCAAAAGGATCTGGCGCAGTCGTCCAAACTGCTGCTCGAAACGAAGCTATCCGACTTCGGGCTAGGCGAGGCGGACGGATTCAAGGTTTTCCGCGACGTGATCCGCACGCCGGGCGATGGGCTTATCATCTTCAAGGGGATGAACGACTACACCGCCGACAGCATCAAGTCGCTGGAGGGTTTCAAGCGGGGCTGGTGGGAAGAGGCCCACGGCGCGACGCAGAACAGCATCGGCCTGTATCGCCCGACAATGCGCGCCAGTGGTTCGCAGATGTGGTGGAGCTACAACCCTAGGCGCAAGACCGATCCGGTCGATGTGATGTTTCGAGGATCGGAACGACCGACCGGTGCTGTGGTGGTCAAGGCGAACTATCGCGACAACCCGTGGTGGACCGCAGAGCTTGAGCAGGAGCGACAGGACAGCCTGCGGATGCGGCCTGATGATTACCCCCATATTTGGGAAGGTGATTATGTTACGGTCATCGAAGGGGCTTACTACGCCAAGGTTCTGAACGCGGCGAGGGCGGCGGGCAGGATCGGTAAGGTTGCTGCTGACCCGCTGATGACGATCCGGTTGTTCGCCGACATCGGTGGCACCGGGGCAAGGGCTGATGCCTTCACGATGTGGGCGGCACAGTTCATCGGCCGCGAAGTCCGGGCTCTGGATTATTACGAGAGCGTCGGACAGCCGCTCGATGCGCATTTGGCGTGGATGCGGTCTAAGGGCTTCACGCCTGATCGCGCGCAGATTTGGTTGCCGCACGATGGGGCAACGCAGGACAAGGTTTACGCGGTAAGCTACGAAAGCGCGCTGCGGCAGGCTGGTTACACGGTCACGGTTGTTCCGAACCAGGGCAAGGGCGCTGCATCGGCTCGCATCGAAGCAGGACGCAGGCTGTTCCCGTCAATCTGGTTCAATGCTGACACCTGCGATGCAGGATTGGACGCGCTGGGCTGGTATCACGAGCGCAAGGACGACAGCCGGGGCATCGGCCTTGGTCCTGAGCATGATTGGGCATCGCACGGCGCTGATGCCTTCGGGTTGATGGCTGTTGCCTACGAAGCGCCAAAGCAGAGCGCACCGCTTGATCTAAGCAAATTAATGAGGGGGGTGGTGTAAATGGCAACGCGCCCGATCGACCCCGCTCTTGATCCCGTCAACGCATGGCCAGTCGAGGAAGAGCAGGGCAAGCCCGCCATTGATCTTATCGAGCTGACCGCCGCTTTGCAGCGCGAGTATGAGGCTGCGGATAGCGAGTGGGATCGCCTTCGCGACGTTCATCTTCTGGCGCACAAATATTACGAGGCCAAGCCGTTCGGCAACGAGGTGTTCGGCCGCAGTCAGATCGTCCTGCCCGACGTGCAGGAGACGATCGACTATATGGCGGTATCGGTCCTGCGCACGTTCGCCAGCGGTGACCGCGTTGTCGAGTTCGAGGCGACCGACGAAGAGGACGAGCAAGCTGTTGACGAGGCCACGGCGGCGATCGGCTACAACTTCATGCGGCAACAGGACGGCTATCGCGTTTTGCATGACTGGTGCGTGGCGGGGCTGCTGGAGCGATACAGCGTCACCAAGACGACGGTAGTCACCGAAGAGCGTGTAACCCGCGAGCGCATCCAGATCAGCGACCCTGTCGAGCTAGAGGGCATCGACGCCGAAATCGAGGATATCGAGGAAGGCGAGCAGGGGCTGATCGTTTCGATAAAGCGCGAGCGGCGTGAGAAGCGGTTTGTCGATCTGGCCATTCCGGCAAGCGAGTTCCGGTTTTCGCCAATGGCTCGGCATGAGGACGAATCCGACTATCTCGCCCACTGTCCCGCAAAGTCACGTTCCGATCTGGTGGACATGGGTTTTGACCGCGAGCAAGTTTATTCGCTCCCGGCGTATTCGAAGATTCCCGACGATCTCAAGAACGACGATCATTGGCCTGCTGCGGAAAGCACGTCGGCGCTGGAGCTTGTCCAGCTTTGTGAGGAATATGCCCGCATCGACATCGACGGCGACGGCATTGCCGAGCGCATCAAGGTGTTTCGGGTCGAAAACGAGATACTGCGCTGGGCTGACGGCGAGCTGGCGATTGAGACTGTCGAGGAACAGCCTTTCGCGGTGTTCTGCCCATTCCCCCGCCCGCATCGGCTCGTAGGATACAGCCTCGCCGACAAGGTGATGGATATCCAGTTGGCCCGCTCGACGGTGGCCAGGCAATTGTTCGACGGTATGTACAACGCGAACATGCCGCGTCCCGTGGTCGACACCAACATGATGGACGAAAACACGATCGACGATCTGCTTTCGCCGATTGCTGGTTCCCCGATCCGGGCAAAGGGTCCGAACGCGGTCACGCCGTACCAGACGGCTTTCGACGTCGGAAAATCGTTGTCGGTGCTGGAGTGGGCTACCGGGGAGCGTGAGAGCCGCACTGGCATCACGCGGCTTAACCAGGGCCTTGACGCAGACACGCTGAACAAGACTGCTACCGGAACGGCGCTGATGCAGGCGCAGGGTCAGCAGCAGGAAGAGTTTATCGCCCGCAATCTGGCGGAAGCATTTTCGCGGCTTATGGCGAAGAAGTACCGTTTGATGCGCCGTGAGGGTGAACCGTTCAAAGCCAAGGTCGATGGCCGGTATAAGATGATCGACCCGGGCAAATGGCCCGAGGACATGAACGTCACCATCCGGGTCGGTTTGGGTACGGGTAGCAAGGAAAAGCGCATCCAGGCTCGCATGGCGCTGGCACCGATTATGGCAGAAGGTTTTGCCAACAAGCAGGTCACTCCGAAGCACCTGTTCAACGCGGTTGATGGGCTCATTCGCGATCTGGGGCTTGGGCAGGGCGATGATTACTGGGTGGACCCCGATGCTCCGCCTGAGGTCGATCCTGCCACTGGTCAGCCTGTTGAAGAGCAGGAGCAGCCGGACCCAGAGGCGCTTGTTGCTCAGGCGGAACAGCAGCGCGAAGACGCTAAGTTTCAGGCTGAGCAACAGCGCGAGCAGGCAAAGCTACAGGCTCAGCAGCAGTATGAAGCCGCCAAGCTGGAAATCACTCGCCAGACCAACGCAGCGAACATCGAGGCGATGCGCGAAAAGCACGGTCTGGAAATGGAATTGGCACGCGATCGGGCAGCGTTCGAGGCACAGCAGGCGCGAGAAACGGCCGATCGCGAGTTCGAGCTGGAGGTGTACCGCATCGAACGGCAGTCGGAGCTTGGTCGCATGAAGGCTGAACATGAGGCTGGTTTGCGGAAAAATCGACCGGGAGGCGCGCTAGATGCGTAAGATGATCGACCGCATCGCCGCATATTTCGGGTTCGTCCGCGCCACGGCTCGCGAATATTCCCGCATCAACAATGGGGCGGACTCAGTTGCTCGCGGCCAGCGTTGGGAAGTGTTCTACGCCGAAGACGGTGGCATTCGCGATATGATCGCGGGCCTGCGTCGTGGCTATTTTGAGAAGGTCGGGGGCCTCAAGCCCGGCGACACAGAAAGTTTGATCGCTCTGGGCATGGCGGATCGCATCGCACGCGAGATCGACCGCGAGGTTCAGACGATTATCGAAACCGGTAAGCTGCGTCAGTTTGACGAGCAGCACGCCAACAAGATCGCCGCCATTCGGCGATAGCCGCCCCCGTCGCGATGATGGTGGCAAGCCCACAGAAGGAAGCAACTCATGGCCCATCCGGAAACGGAAGCCGTTGATGCGCCTGTCGACGACATGGACAGCGCGGCGGCGGCAATCGGTAAACTCATGGGCGGGGATGATGAGCCCCGCGACGATGACGAGGATTCAGAGCCCGATAGCGAAGGTGAACCGGAAGACGGCGACCTGGACCTTGAGGGTGACGAAGAGGAAGGCGAGGACGACGAACCGGAAAGCCCGGCCATCGAAGCCCCCGCCAGCCTTAGCGCGGAAGAAAAGGCTCGGTATGCGCAGCTTCCACCGGAAGCCCAGCGCCTGATTGCCGAAGTCGAGACGCGCAGAAACGGCCAGGTACAACAGGCCACCACGAAGGCAGCGGAAGCCCAGCGTGTAGCGGAAGCGCGCGCAGCCCAAGCCGACGCACAGGCGAAGGCGGTCTACGCCCAGCAGTTGAAGGCATTTGCGGACGGCATTGCCCCGCAGCGGCCCGATCCTCGCTTGGCTCAAGCCGATCCTGCGACCTACATTGCCATGCAAGCGCAGTATGAGGCGGCACGCGCTCAGCACGACGAGTTCGTGCAGCAGGTGCAGTCTCTTGAAAGCGAAGCCGCAACTCAGATGACGGAAACCGAGATTGCCGAGCGCAACCGTGCGTTGCTGGCAATTCCGGAAGTCCAGAACGAGGAAACCCGAGCGGTCTTTTTCGAAAAGGCCGAGACGGCGGCGAAGCGAATTGGTCTCGATATTGGCGAACTGACCCGCAAGGCGTCGGCGAGCGAACTTAAGGCGCTGCGGGATATCGCGGACGCTTTCGAGAAGGCCGACAAGTACGACACGGCCATGACCAAGCAGATGCAGCGCGTGCGCGATGGCAGGAAAGTGAAAACCGCAAAACCTAATGCTGCCCAGCCCAGCAGCAGCGAAGGTCGCGGGTATCGCGAAGCAAGACAACGGCTGAGCAAGAGTGGCGATGTGCGTGATGCCGCCGCCGCGATTGCCGGACTCCGCTAACCCAAGAGGCTTCCACGTCGGACGACGTTGACCCTCCCTTTGATGGAACCTTTATCATGGCAGTACCAAGCAACACCATTCAAACGGTGACCCGCGTCGGTAACAGGGAAGACCTGTCCGACATCATCTACAACATCAGCCCGACCGAAACCCCGTTCGTTACCGCGATCGGGCGTGAATCGGCCAGCGCCGTTTATCACGAGTGGCAGACGGACGCGCTGGTTTCGGCCAACGCGAACAACTTCGCGGTTCAGGGCGACGATCTGTCGAACGAGAACCGCCCGGCGACCACGCGCCTGGGTAACTACACCCAGATTTTCACCAAGGTCGTCGGCACTTCGACCACCCAGATGGCCACCAAGTCAGCGGGTCGGTCGAACGAGCATAGCTTCCAGCTTGCCAAGGCGGGCAAGGAGATCAAGCGCGACATGGAGGCTCGCTATACGGGCAACTATGCGGCGGTGCCTCCTGCGGCCTCCACGGCGGGTCAGTCGGCAGGTGCGCTAGCGTTCATGCGTACCAATACCTCGCGCGGTGTCGGCGGCGTCAATCCGACGCTTTCCGGCACCACCACCGGCTATCCCAACGCCGCAGCTACCAACGGCACGCAGCGGGCTTTCACCGAAGCGCTGTTGAAGGCGTCGATTGCGTCGGCATGGAATGCGGGCGGTGATCCTACGCTGGTCATCATGTCGCTTGGCCAGAAGCAGATCGCAGCGACGTTCACCGGGCTTGCTCAGCAGCGTCGCGAGACGGGCAGCAAGCGCCTGACGATCGTCGCCGGTGCCGATGTGTACGTTTCGGACGTCGGCGAGTTGCAGTTCGTGCCTGACCGGTTCTGCTCGGCCCGTGATGCTTTGATCATCGATCCGGAAATGTGGGCAATCGCCACGCTGGACCCGATGCAGAAGCGCAAGCTGGCCGTCACTGGCCTTGCCGATCGCGATGCGATGTACACCGAGCAAACGCTTGTCTGCAAGAACGACGGAGCGTCGGCGGTGATCGCCGATCTGACCTGATCCACGGGGCTTTAGGCCGGGGTGCCGAGCGGGCGTCCCGGCCATTTTCGTTTTGAGGAGAGTACATCATGGCACGCAAGCCGAACGAGGTTGAGAAGACCGACGAAGACAAGATGATTTCGGACAGCCAGGGCAAGAATCTGCCCGAAACCAACGAGGCTGGCGAACGTGCACCGGCAGTTCGCGATCTGCCACCGGCCAATCCGTTGGGTGAGCCGGTTCGGCCCGCCGAAGAGTATCCGAACATTTCGGAAGCCGGAAAGCAGGCTGCGGCGCTCGGGATCAAGACCGAGGAATCGAACGGTGATTTTCCTTTCGGGGAAACCATCGTCGAGCATCCGGTTTCGCCGACCGACGCAGTTCCGAACCCGCATGGCCAGCGCAGCAATCCCGACGCTGAAATGGTCATCAACACCGACGTCAAGGGTCGTGCCACTCGCGAACCGCGCGACGAAAGCGGCGACGTCGAGGTCACCGGTTCCGACACGCTGACCGAGCCGGTTCACCTGGGTGACGGACGTACGCTGGCCAAGGGCGACAAGGCCAAGGTCAGCAAGGACGTGGCCAAGACGCTGCGCGACAACAAGCAGGTCAGCTAATCCATGACTGAACGCTTGCTCGACTTCGATCCCTCAACGGGGATGAAGACATGGTTTTCGAGCAGCGACGATGACGGGGGGACGTGGAACCTGCGTTATGAGCAGGACACGTCCCCTATCCTCGATCGCAATAAGGAAAGCCAGGCAGAGGGGTTCGATAAGCGCGCCGACATGTGGCACGCGGCGTCGATCCCCAACGTCGTGTTGATGGAATGGCTGACAAAGCACGGCGTGCGATATTGGGATCGCAACCATGCGCCCGCAGTCAAGCGCCTGCTGAACAGCGACGAATACCGCCACCTGCGCGTCAAGAATTTCATCATTTAGGAGCGCGTCATGGCTTTCATCATCCCATCCTATGTCGCTGGCGCGATCCGCAATTACTCCGATCTAATCGAAGAATTGCGCGATATGCTGGATGATGAGACCTACGAGCAATCCAAGCTGGACCGAGCGATCCGCAAGGCAGAGGCGATGTTCAATCGCGAGCTGCGGACACCGCAGATGGAAACCAGGGTTGAGATCACGGCGGCGAGCGAAATCGTAACGCTGCCAGAGGACTTCCTTTCGATGCGGGGCCTGTTCATCAGCGGACAGCCCGAGCGCCAGTTTGTCAGCATGTCGCCAGCGTCGGTGACGGGCGGATATAGCGGCATCGCGGGCACGCCGGGGGCTTACGCTATCGAAGGCGAGACGCTGCGCGTTGCCCCGGTCGGCACTGCCGCGCTGGTGATGAATTACTATGCTCGCATTCCGGCACTGTCGGAAGCAATTGCGACCAACTGGCTGCTGGAAGATCATCCCGACGTCTACGTGTCCGGGGCGATGTACTATTTGGCGCGGCGCGAGCGGGACGCGGAAGGCATGGCGCAGGCGTCTTCGGAGGTTTCCGAAATGCTGGCGTCGATCAATTCGGTTGGGATGCGCAATCGCTGGGGGGCGGGTCCGTTGGTGCCAAGCGGCATGCAGCAGGTTCGCGGCGTTCGTGCGTAAGCGAGTAACTTGGCCAGCCTATCTGCCCGATCAGATAGCGCGGGACAATCTCAACGTCGCCGTGAACGTGTTGCCAGCGGCGAACGGCTATCGACCGGTCAAGTCGGTGGCGGCGATCAGTGAGCCCTTGTCGGCGACGTTCAGGGGAGGGGCGGCGTTCATTTCGACGGACGGTACGGCGTATCTGTTGGCAGGGACCGCGAACGGGCTTGAGCGTTATTCGGCCGGCGCATGGTCGGTGCTGCTGACGGCAATGAGCGTGTCGGGCCGTTGGCGCTTCGCTCAGTTTGGCGATGCGGTGATTGCGGTCAACGATGTCGAGACCAAGGTTGTCGATCTGAACGCTGGCACGGCTGCGGCATTGACCGATGCACCAAACGGAACGTCGGTGGCGATCGTCGGGCCGCATGTCGTCATCGGGCAGGCGGACGGCAATAAGCTGCTGGTCCAGTGGAGTGCATTCAACGATCACACGGCATGGACGCCTGCGGTCAATCAGGCGGGGTTCCAACCCATGCTTGACGGCGGGGAGGTCATGGGGCTTGCCGGGGGTGAGTACGGCATTGTCCTGCAACGCTTCGCGCTAACCCGCATGAGCCTGTCGGGCGATGCCACCGCCCCGTTCACGTTCCAGCAGGTGACAAACAACGTGGGGTGCGCGTCGAAGGCCAGCATTGTGCAGGCGGGGCGCACGGTATTTTTCCTGTCGGATCGCGGCTTCATGGCGCTGGACGATGGCGCGGCGCTGCGGCCGATCGGGAATGAGAAGTTCGACCAGTCGTTTCGCGAGACGGTAGCGACCGACGATTACGAGCGGCTTTGGGCCGCAGTCGATCCGAAGCGCAGTCTGGTGATGTGGGGCATCCCTGGATTTCCGGGGCGTATTTGGGTTTATAACTGGGTTTTGGACCGGGCATCAACGATCGAGATTGCGTTTGCTGGTCTGTTCTCGGGCTATGAAAGCAGCGTCACGCTCGAGGAATTGTCGGTCCTGTATCCCGACCTCGACACGATGACGATCAGCCTGGACGATCCCCGTTTCTCGGGCGGGGATCCGCGATTGTACGTGGTGACCGATGCGCAGGAAGTAGGGGCGTTGACGGGTCCGAATCTGGAGGCGACGCTATCGCTAGGATGGTCGGAGCCGTTCGCATCGCAGGTTGCGCGGATGCGGTCGCTATGGCCGGAAACCGATGCAACCGACGGGGTGACGGTCACGATCGACGCTCGCCAGCGCATCGGCGACGTGATGGACGTCCAGACCGGTGCGGTGATGCAGTCGAGCGGGCGCGTGCCGATCCGCTGCCGGGGCCGATATATGACGTTCACCGTCACGCACGCGGCGGAGAGCGATTGGTCGTTCGATCAGGGTTTTGATTATGACGCGGACGCTGGCGGCACGCGATGAGCGGCGAACTGCTGGTCCCTGTTGATGGCAAGGGTATAGACTGGCCTCGCCGGGTGGCGAACGCGATCAACGCGTTGCAAGCCAGTCTAGCCGCGCTGCAACTGCGCGTCGATGACAAGAGTGGATGGGCAAATTATCGCGACAGCACAGCGGGACAGGCATTGGTCGCCGACACGCGGGCCCAGTGGACCAACAATGCCGCGACTATCGACGACAGTGAAAAGCCGACCGACGTAGCGACCTATTGGGATGCCGCCGACAACGCGGTGCCGGGTATGGCGGGGGACGCGGTGGTGCTGCGCATTCAATCGACCTTCACGCCATCGGATGGGACGGCGTCGATGTTGACAATGGACTTGGACATTGGCGGCGGGACTCTCGTCGATCAGCAGTCGATAGCGATTACGGGAGGTGCAGGGGTGCCGCAGCGTATCAGCTTCACCAGCCTGGGGTTCCAGCGAGATACGTGGGAGGCCAACGGGGCAAAGGTCTATGTCACGGCGGACGGTCCCGGCGATCTGACGAACAAGCGTATTCTCGTGGCGCGGATGCACAAGGCGAATGCCGGTGTCTGACGGCTATCACGGCGAGGACGGACTAAACGATCTTCGCTATCGGCTTCGGACGGTAGAGGCGCGGACGCCGCTTGCCGGGGAAAAAGGGGACAAGGGCGATAAGGGCGACAAAGGAGACACAGGCGCTGCGTCCACCGTCGCCGGTCCAGCTGGGCCTCAAGGTGCCACGGGCGCTACAGGGGCAACGGGAGCAACTGGACCTGCCGGATTAGGCACGGTTGCCCCGTCAGTGCCCACCAGGGCGCTAGGAACAGCATTCCGGCCCAGCACTACCAAAGCGGTGCTTTGCTCCTACAGCGTCCGCACACAGGTAACCAACCCTTTGTTGATCGGGACGTCGACGGCAACGGTTACGCTGCTGAGCGATGCGAGCAACCCGCCGACGACGGAACGGGCGCGGGTCGAGGCAACGTCTGGCGTTGGCCTCACGGTATCGATCGCGCTGACCGCGTCGAACGTCGCGCCGCTGACCTACATCGTTCCTGCCGGTCATTACGTGCGGCTCGTTTCAACGACATCGGGAACGGCAACGACGGCGATCGTATCGCAGGTGGAGGAAACGCTCGGATGACGCCGGGCGATAGCTACCTGAAGCATCGCCAAGCCTTCGCTGAACTGTTGGACCCGCGTTTTTACTCCATTGAATGGCTCGATAGCGAAGTCTGGTCTGGCGCGATCCGCACGTTCGGCAATGAGCGGGGCTGCATCCTGACGCGGCTCAAGCAGTACCCGACCGGTGCTTTGGAGATTCACGGCGAAGCGGCGGCGGGGGACATGGCCGCAATTCTCGAACTGATTGAACAAGCGGAAGAGTGGGGGCGTCAGATGGGCTGCGGAACTGCAACGATCGCAAGCCGTCCGGGATGGGCGCGGGTGCTGAGCGAGAAGGGGTGGGCGCTCCACCAGACCGAACTTCGAAAAGGATTGCTCTGAAATTCCTTGTTTTGTGATGGAGCAGGTTTAGAACAGATGGGCCGGAACGCTGCGTCAACAGCGCCCGGCCCTAACCAAAGCGAAAGGTGACTTCGCCATGGCTAACAAGCCAAATCCTACGGTTGAGCAGCTACGTCAACTGCTGCGTTACGATCCTGCAACGGGCAATCTTTTTTGGGTGCGCAGAGGGCCACAGTGGTTCGCTGATGGGTGCCGTTCGGCGCAACGCCGATCCAGCCAATGGGATGCTAAGTGGGCGGGGCGTTTAGCCCTGCATTGCATATGCGGCGATTACCGAAAAGGCGCGGTTTTAGAGAAGCAACTCATGGCTCATCGGGTGGCATCCGCCATAGCTAATGGCATCGAATTGCGCGATCTGCGTGAGATAGACCACATCAACGGGGTCAAGACCGACAATCGTCTTATCAACCTGCGTCACGTCACGCACGGCGAGAATGCGAAGAACGTCGCTGTATATCGTTCGAACACAAGCGGATTTCACGGTGTGATGTGGGAAAAGTCGCACAAGGCTTGGGCGGCAAAAATCAACATCAACGGCCGCCAGTGTCGCATCGGTAGGTTCAAGAAGTTTGATGATGCAGTAGCTGCGCGGAAGGCGGCGGAAGTCCGATATGGTTACCATGAAAATCATGGTCGCCCCGGCCGAAAATAGGAGGTTCCCATCGGATTATCATCCAGCAAATCGTCGTCGACCACAAAGCCGATTTACTCGGCGCAGGTCGAGGGAGCGGCGCGCAACGTGACCGGTGCGTATAATCAGCAGGCTCCCAAGTTGACCGCGATCACCGATCAGCTTGGCTCATTGGTTCCGGGGCTGCTCGATCAGTACAAGACCGGCGACCCGAACGTG
Coding sequences:
- a CDS encoding PBSX family phage terminase large subunit, whose amino-acid sequence is MSVLQIPTAEVFVPLLAPARDKVAHGGRGSGKSHFFAGMMIEDSLAHPGDNAGEGLRSVCIREVQKDLAQSSKLLLETKLSDFGLGEADGFKVFRDVIRTPGDGLIIFKGMNDYTADSIKSLEGFKRGWWEEAHGATQNSIGLYRPTMRASGSQMWWSYNPRRKTDPVDVMFRGSERPTGAVVVKANYRDNPWWTAELEQERQDSLRMRPDDYPHIWEGDYVTVIEGAYYAKVLNAARAAGRIGKVAADPLMTIRLFADIGGTGARADAFTMWAAQFIGREVRALDYYESVGQPLDAHLAWMRSKGFTPDRAQIWLPHDGATQDKVYAVSYESALRQAGYTVTVVPNQGKGAASARIEAGRRLFPSIWFNADTCDAGLDALGWYHERKDDSRGIGLGPEHDWASHGADAFGLMAVAYEAPKQSAPLDLSKLMRGVV
- a CDS encoding portal protein, with the protein product MATRPIDPALDPVNAWPVEEEQGKPAIDLIELTAALQREYEAADSEWDRLRDVHLLAHKYYEAKPFGNEVFGRSQIVLPDVQETIDYMAVSVLRTFASGDRVVEFEATDEEDEQAVDEATAAIGYNFMRQQDGYRVLHDWCVAGLLERYSVTKTTVVTEERVTRERIQISDPVELEGIDAEIEDIEEGEQGLIVSIKRERREKRFVDLAIPASEFRFSPMARHEDESDYLAHCPAKSRSDLVDMGFDREQVYSLPAYSKIPDDLKNDDHWPAAESTSALELVQLCEEYARIDIDGDGIAERIKVFRVENEILRWADGELAIETVEEQPFAVFCPFPRPHRLVGYSLADKVMDIQLARSTVARQLFDGMYNANMPRPVVDTNMMDENTIDDLLSPIAGSPIRAKGPNAVTPYQTAFDVGKSLSVLEWATGERESRTGITRLNQGLDADTLNKTATGTALMQAQGQQQEEFIARNLAEAFSRLMAKKYRLMRREGEPFKAKVDGRYKMIDPGKWPEDMNVTIRVGLGTGSKEKRIQARMALAPIMAEGFANKQVTPKHLFNAVDGLIRDLGLGQGDDYWVDPDAPPEVDPATGQPVEEQEQPDPEALVAQAEQQREDAKFQAEQQREQAKLQAQQQYEAAKLEITRQTNAANIEAMREKHGLEMELARDRAAFEAQQARETADREFELEVYRIERQSELGRMKAEHEAGLRKNRPGGALDA
- a CDS encoding DUF5309 domain-containing protein; this encodes MAVPSNTIQTVTRVGNREDLSDIIYNISPTETPFVTAIGRESASAVYHEWQTDALVSANANNFAVQGDDLSNENRPATTRLGNYTQIFTKVVGTSTTQMATKSAGRSNEHSFQLAKAGKEIKRDMEARYTGNYAAVPPAASTAGQSAGALAFMRTNTSRGVGGVNPTLSGTTTGYPNAAATNGTQRAFTEALLKASIASAWNAGGDPTLVIMSLGQKQIAATFTGLAQQRRETGSKRLTIVAGADVYVSDVGELQFVPDRFCSARDALIIDPEMWAIATLDPMQKRKLAVTGLADRDAMYTEQTLVCKNDGASAVIADLT
- a CDS encoding phage adaptor protein, whose product is MAFIIPSYVAGAIRNYSDLIEELRDMLDDETYEQSKLDRAIRKAEAMFNRELRTPQMETRVEITAASEIVTLPEDFLSMRGLFISGQPERQFVSMSPASVTGGYSGIAGTPGAYAIEGETLRVAPVGTAALVMNYYARIPALSEAIATNWLLEDHPDVYVSGAMYYLARRERDAEGMAQASSEVSEMLASINSVGMRNRWGAGPLVPSGMQQVRGVRA
- a CDS encoding HNH endonuclease codes for the protein MANKPNPTVEQLRQLLRYDPATGNLFWVRRGPQWFADGCRSAQRRSSQWDAKWAGRLALHCICGDYRKGAVLEKQLMAHRVASAIANGIELRDLREIDHINGVKTDNRLINLRHVTHGENAKNVAVYRSNTSGFHGVMWEKSHKAWAAKININGRQCRIGRFKKFDDAVAARKAAEVRYGYHENHGRPGRK